In Papaver somniferum cultivar HN1 chromosome 1, ASM357369v1, whole genome shotgun sequence, a genomic segment contains:
- the LOC113272328 gene encoding uncharacterized protein LOC113272328: protein MSSSNKTFHARSVSLPTRSNPLAAAVEAQLCSLRSSDLNSSISNKLVDLKDLYECVEDFLSTQDGKCLDAVLERSVMLLDICGTIKDVSSQMKQSAQDLQSSIRRQSNEFDAYMSSRKKSCKVIQKCLSDIKKNTNKNNDLVTDVLAEVEAITYVVFESVLSFLSAPKQRSLVSKLTTKSATQQVVNEVTKVDIVLKSKVTDAKEVQKPLAALEMNLQELEDGLEYVFRCLIKNRVSLLNILNQ, encoded by the coding sequence ATGTCTTCCTCAAACAAAACTTTCCATGCTCGTTCAGTCAGTTTGCCCACCAGATCCAACCCACTCGCTGCTGCAGTTGAGGCGCAGTTGTGCAGTTTGAGATCTTCAGATCTCAACTCATCCATCTCCAACAAATTGGTAGATCTTAAAGATTTGTACGAATGTGTTGAGGATTTCCTTTCTACCCAAGATGGAAAATGCTTAGACGCGGTCTTAGAAAGATCTGTCATGTTGTTGGATATCTGTGGAACTATTAAGGATGTCTCATCTCAAATGAAGCAATCTGCCCAAGATCTTCAATCATCTATCCGCAGGCAATCAAATGAATTTGATGCATACATGAGCTCTAGGAAGAAATCCTGCAAAGTCATCCAAAAATGCCTTTCAGACATTAAGAAAAACACCAACAAGAACAATGATCTCGTCACTGATGTCCTAGCAGAAGTTGAAGCAATTACCtatgtagtttttgaatctgtcttGTCTTTCCTATCTGCACCAAAGCAAAGGTCACTAGTCTCAAAGTTGACCACCAAAAGTGCAACCCAACAAGTTGTCAATGAAGTAACCAAGGTCGATATCGTATTGAAATCCAAAGTCACTGACgcaaaagaagtgcagaagccaTTGGCTGCCCTTGAAATGAACCTCCAAGAACTTGAAGATGGACTGGAATATGTCTTTAGGTGTCTGATCAAGAACAGAGTTTCACTTCTTAACATTCTTAACCAGTAG
- the LOC113272320 gene encoding uncharacterized protein LOC113272320 — MSSSNKTFHARSISLPTRSNPLAAAVEAQLCKLRSSDLTSSISNNFVALKDLYACVEYFLSTADGKCLDAVLDRSVMLLDVCGTIKDVCSQMKQSAQDLQSSIRRKSNEFDAYISSRKKVCKVIQKCLSDIKKNTNKNSDSVADVLTEVEAITFVVFESVLSFLSSPKQRSLVSS, encoded by the coding sequence ATGTCTTCCTCAAACAAAACTTTCCATGCTCGTTCAATCAGTTTGCCCACCAGATCCAACCCACTCGCTGCTGCAGTTGAGGCGCAGTTGTGCAAATTGAGATCTTCAGATCTCACCTCATCCATCTCCAACAACTTTGTAGCTCTTAAAGACTTGTATGCATGTGTTGAGTATTTCCTTTCCACCGCAGACGGAAAATGCTTAGACGCAGTCTTGGACAGATCTGTCATGTTGTTGGATGTCTGTGGAACTATTAAGGATGTTTGCTCTCAAATGAAGCAATCTGCCCAAGATCTTCAATCATCTATCCGCAGGAAATCAAATGAATTTGACGCATACATTAGCTCAAGAAAGAAAGTCTGCAAAGTCATCCAAAAATGCCTTTCAGACATTAAGAAAAACACCAACAAGAACAGTGATTCCGTCGCTGATGTCCTAACAGAAGTTGAAGCAATTACCtttgtagtttttgaatctgtcttGTCTTTCCTATCTTCACCAAAGCAAAGGTCGCTAGTCTCAAGTTGA